The Patescibacteria group bacterium DNA window CGAGGATGAATCTAAACGTGGTAACATGTTAACACGATACGCGATGATTTTGGGGCTTATTCTCTGTTATTTGGTTTTGGCTTTAACTTACTCCCGCAGCAGTTATTTGGCTTTTTTGGCGGCCGGAGTCGTGATTGCCCGGTTTAAGAAGTCTTTAAAATTTTTACTCGGACTCGTTTTAATCGGCCTTTTAACGGTTCTTTTTCTGCCCCGACCGGAAGGCAGTCTCGGGGTTAAACTGGAAAGGGAAGACACCATTCGCGCCAGAATCATCAATTGGCAGCAATCTTTAACGATTTTTAAAGGTAGTCCTCTTTTGGGAGTCGGTTTTAACACTTATCGTTACGCGCAAAGGAATTACGGATATCTACAGGAAAACTGGCAGGAAAGTCATGCCGGGGGAGGAGCTGACGCGAGTCTTCTTTTGGTTTTGGCGACAACGGGAACGATCGGTTTTTTAAATTTCGGTTATCTTATCTTACAAATCCTTAAATATCACCTTAAAAAAAAGAACGTGGTTCTCCTTGCCAGTTTAGCCGCGGTTTTTATTCATTCTTTCTTTGCCAATAGTCTCTTTTATCCCGAAATTACGATTTGGCTCATGTTTCTTTTAGGTCTTACGGAGAATAATTAACTTTTTTTTCAACCGTGGTTTGATTGCCGGCTTTATCGGTGGCGATAATCTTTAAAAGATTTTCCCCGGAATTTAAAGGGTAGGAATAAGAAAAACTGCCGTCATTTTTAACCATGACAAAGCGGTTATTAACGGTCACGACGGTTTCCGTATCGGTTAAACCGACAATCGATGCGTTTTTCTTCTCGCCGCTAAAATTTTCTCCATCATTGGGCTGGGTAATTTCCAATTTAGGCGGCGTTTTTTTATAGATAATAATTAAAGGATCGGCCGGTTGGCTTTGATTATTAGCCGCATCTTTAGCCTGAGCGGTGATTTTATTTTCTCCCTCCGAAAGGTTTATGTTTGGGAGAATGAAGTTGCCGTCATTGCCGATCAGAATTTTTTTGAAAGTTAGGCCGTTAAGAAAAATTTCCACCGAAGTATTGGGTTCAGCGTAGCCGCTGATGGTGATCGTAGCGCTGTTTGTCGCCGTATAAGGGGCCTCAAGACGCGGGGTATAAGGCGGAGTCGTGTCTTGTGTCAGGTCGCTGCCCCCTCGTAAATTAGCCATAAAAAGGCTGAATTCTCTTAAAGCCGGAATCCCTAAAAAAAGGAAAGAAACGAGGATGATAATGGTGCCCAGGACACTAAAAATAATCCGGCGATAGGCTCTCCGTTCTTCAAAACGCGCCAATCTTGAGATGGGTTTTCTCATAGTAAAAAGCGTTGCCCCGCCTGCCAAAGCTTGAGCCGCCTCTGGGAGTCGAACCCAGGACCTCTACTTTACGAAAGTATTGCTCTACCAACTGAGCTAAGGCGGCAACTTGATATTATTTTACTCTAAAAGGAAACATAAATTCAAATAAAAGTGCCGAAAGTATTTATCAACCGACAGCAGAAGATTTAAAAGGCAAGTAAATCTTATCCTTCACGATATTATCTTTTCTCGCTTTTTAAAGAATTTAAAAACCAAGAAACAAGACTAAGAACCAAACTGAAGATGATGGCGGTGCCGATATTGCTGACGAAAAATCCCGGGACGATGGCGCTTGCCAAAATAACCATAAGTCCGTTTAAAATTAAAATAAACAAGCCCAGGGTCATAATGGTAATGGGCAAAGTTAACAAAACCAGAATAGGTTTAATAATGGTGTTGGCAATACCCAAAACAACGCTGACCATAATGGCTGAGAAAAAATCTCTAATAACAACCCCTGGAAGAATTTGGGAAGTAATAAAAACCGCTAAACCATTAACTAATAAATTTAAGAACAGTCTCATGAAATTAAAATAGCAGATTAGTTAACTAACGTCAATTGCTTTTTGATTCCTGATAACCCGCGACTCTTTCGTAAAGTGGCCTTCCCGGACAAGGAGTAAACAAGACCGTATCTACTTGAAGACCGAAATCTCGAGAAATTAAAGAACTAATTTCTCCCGCGAGTTCTCGGTTTTTAATTCTTAAAATTCCCCCGCGGTGGCAAAAACCCGTGCAGCCGTTTTCGGCATAAATACCCAAAACAACCGGTTTTCTTTCTTTGCTTTTTAGACCTGTACGAGGCGCCACAAACAACGGCAAGGTTTCAATAAATCCGTTAACCCTTAAGGGATAATAAACAACTAAATCCTGTGTTTCTGTTTTGTATCCTTGTATAAATTCTTCAGCGGAAACTCTTTGATAAGGGAAATCAGGCCGACAAGTTTTTCTCTGATCGACAAATCCCGGTTTAGCCTCTAATTCTTCCCAAACTTCCAGATATGATTTTTGGCTTGAAAAAGTATGAATGTAAATATCGAGATATGAAACACCCTTCTTTTTTAGAGCTAATTCCAGTTTCTTTTCGTAAGCAAGCCACCAGTTATAGGAAAGCTTGTACCAAAAATAATGGTTACCTCTTTGCGACGAAAGTAATCCCCGGATATGAGGGAAAAAATGATCGAGTAAGTCAATTTTTCCTCCTTGAGCGATAAAGGATTGAAGTTTGGGAATTGATGGTAAAGCATCAATCTGCCCAATATACGTATGTCTTGAAAAGGTTTCTTTAGGACTATAAGGTCTTGCGGTGACCATAAACTGCAGAGGAGAACCGTCAATTTCCAAATCAAGAACGGTTATCGGGGAACATGGGCGCCACGGTATACATAAGCCTCACGATCGTCAGGCAGTTCCCTCATTCCTGCGGAAATCGCAAAGCGCCATGCTTTACGGGTCGGTATTTCCCCAAGGTAAACGAGACGTTTTTGGAATTGTTCAAAAGGTAAATATTCTCTTGGATCAGGTGCGTAATCCGTACTCCACCAATGAGGAGATGTCTGCTCAATAAGTCCTTTTGCTTTATACCCCTTAAGGATAGTTAAATAATCTACGCCGTTTGATTCAAATTCTGCGCTCATAAAATTGACTACATTTCGACAAGCAAAATGCCCAATTGGAGCTCCTTTTATCAAAAAGCTCGAACTTATTTTACCAAAAATCTGTAACAAATCATAGCGCGTCGGCGGCTGCGGCGAGGAAAAGGGATTTAAGGGGAAAGGGAATCGCCGCAGCCGCCTCCGCTTTTCGCTCAGCCGCCATTCGGCGGGGCTCTCTTCCCGCAAAATTTTTCGCACCATTAGAAAATTAAAAACAGGAGAAGAAAAAAACTATGAATTCAATTATCCTTTATTCGTGGTAAAACTCGCATTAGATCAACCACGTTATCATAATCAGCCAAAGTTAGTAAATTTTCAAAATTTTTAATTCCTTCACTTTCTATTCCCATTTCTTGACAAAGTCTTTTTAGAATTTCTTTCATTCTTTTTTCATCGGGATGGACCCTCTTAACCATTTCCTTAAAAAGATTACGAACTGTTGTCTTTTGGCCTTCATTGGCTGGTTTGGGAAAATTGAAATAAGCTAAGGGAATATCATGGTCTTCCCCTAAGATTTTTTGAGTAAGATTAACAAATTCTTGATACTCATCATTATAGTCTCTGGCTGGTATGTTAATTGAAGGCTTTTCTTTACCCCATTTTTTCTCCGCCGCTTTTCTAATTTTCAAATTCCGAAGGGCTCTTATGATTGGCAAGGAAAATGGACAGACCTTTTCGCAATGACCGCAAAAAAGACAAGAAGCTGGCTTAACCGGTGTTTTATTATAGACCTCCATCAGCCAATCTTTTGGCCCAAATTTTTCAAAATATCCCTCAAGCCGCAAAAATAAAGTAATGTTGATTCTCGCCGGACAACCGCCGTCGCGAGTAATACAATAACCGCACGCCCGACAGAAAGGAAGACCGATTTTTTTCACCTCTTTTTTTAATTTCTCCTTATCTTCTTTAGTAAAATTCGGATTTTTCAAAACTTCAACCACATCTTCGTTAAGTTCTCTTTCATTTAAAATTCCCGGAATAACAGTGGAAATAGTGGGGTTGATCAAACAAAACCGTATGGCGGCAGCCGCATTTTTAAAAGTTCCTCCAGCCAAAGGCTTCATCACAATAACGCCAATGTTTTCTTTTTGGCAAAATGGCAAAAGAACTTTGGTTGCCTCTTGCTCTTTGAAATTAAAATTGACCATTAAAACATCAAAAAGCCCGGTTTTAGCCACTAAAAGAAGGGTTTCAAGATTGTGTCCAGAAACACCGATAAATTTAATTTTCCCTTCTTTTTGAGCTTCTTTTAAAGCTTTTAAGGCTCCATTTTGTGAAAGAACCAAATCCAGCATCTTTTTATCTTTAAGATGGTGAATCATGTAAAGCTCAATAAAGTCGGTTTGAAGGTTTTTAAGACTTTGGGTGATTTCCTCTTTCATTTCCTTGAAAGTAAGCACCGGACTTTTAGAAGCAATAATCCACTCCGAGCGGCAAGATTTAATTATTTTACCGACTTTTAGCTCGGAGTCGGTCCAGGCCCTGGCAGTATCAATAAAGTTTATTCCACATTGGTGAGCTTTATTAATAATATCAGCCGCCTCTTTAAAGGAAACTCTCTGGATAGGAATTGCCCCAAAACCGATCTCGGAAACTCTTAAATTGGTTCTGCCTAAAATTCTAAATTTCACTTTTTTGTTAAAGAGATAACACTACTTATTAAATCAGAAATCTTATCGGTTTTTTGGGCCATTTTTTCTAACTGGCATTGGTTTCCCTTTTTGTTGTCGTAAATTTTCTCGACAATTTTTTCTGCATATAAAGGAATTTTTCGTTCTTGGCAGAAAACGAGAGCTAAACTACTTGCTAAGAGACTAAAGATTTCCTTAACTCCGGAAAAAACAGCAATTTTTGCCGCGGCCAAACCGATTGTTTTATCATAAATAGTTGCCTGTTTAAGAAAACCTTTTTTAGAAGCAATGACTAAATCCAAAATCCCTTGATGATTTGATCGAAAAACTACGCTCCGACCGCTTTTAATAATAAGAGTATATTTTCCTTCTTTAATTTGTTGTAAATATGTAGTCATATTCTAAATATAGCATATTATATTGATTTTTTATAGTTTGCGAAAATTTTGCAGGAAGCGCAGCCGCCTCCACATTTGCTCGCCCCGCCATTCGGCGGGGCTCGCTTCCCGCAAAATTTTTCGCGCCAGAAATAAAAAATAAGAAGGGAAGACACGCTTGGCTCAAGTCACCCATCCGCGCGTGTCAAAAATGTAGTCCCTAAAAAGCAGGGGTATTTTGTTAAGAACCCATTGACATTCCATAAAAATTTCTCTACTCTAAAGATAGAGAAAATTTATGAAAAAACATCTTCCCCAAAGCCATCAGGCTATAAGTAGTAAATTAAAATATCTACTTCCTGCACTCATTTTTTCTCTTGTTTTCTTCGGCACTGTAACTGCTGTCCAGAACCAAAACTCTACCCGCGTATTAGGAGAACAGACTGAACAGAAAGGAAATCAAGAAAACAAAGAAGGCACTGAGCCAAAAGAGCAAGTTGAACAGGCTGAGCCAACAGAAGCACCGGAGCCCACCGAAACTCCCGAGCAAGAACAGGAACATGAACAAGAAGCAGAAAAAATCCATCAGGAAGTGCAAAAGGAAATACAAAATAATAATGTGGATAAAGTTGAACTTCATCCAACTTCAGAAAAACCTGGGGAAGGAACGTTAAAGATTGAAAAAGTAAATGGTTCCTCAACCGAAAAAACAGTCCCTTCTTCAGTCGCATCTCTTATTAGCATTCAAAATAGTCAGGCCGGAAGTGTTTCTATTAGTGTCAGCAAAAATGGTACAGTCACATTGGTTAATGGAGGTATTACAGTCCAGACGAATTACCCCGTTGTTATTGATCCTCAAACTCAAACAATTGCAATTAAAACAACAAACGGCGTGACTGTTATCAACTCACTTCCTTCGCAGGCACTAAACGGTGTCCAACCTATCGATAAGCCAACTACCATACAATCAGCGGTACTCGGGACACAAAATGGGCAAGCCTATTATGATGTAAAAGGAGTGCAACAGAGAAGGTTTGTTGGCTTGGTGCCAATTAAGGCAAACGTTGAAACAAAGATTGATGCGCAAAACGGATCAACAATATCTGTCAACAAACCGTGGTATTTAAATATCTTTGGCTTTCTTTACTCCATATAGCCAAAACTGTAATTCCCCATTTTCTTCCCATATTTCTTCCACTATAATACCTCTGTATGCAGATTCTGATTGTGGAAGACGAGGAAAAAATCGCCAATTCCTTACGACGGGGGCTCTTGGAAGAACGCTATACTGTTGATCTGGCCCGCGACGGCGAAGAAGCGCTTTACAAACTTGACATCAACGAGTATGACCTGGTTATTTTGGATTTAATGATCCCCAAAGTGGACGGTATTACAGTTTGTCGCCAAATTCGCCAGACCAACTCTCATCTTCCCATTCTTATATTAACAGCTAAAGATGGGACC harbors:
- a CDS encoding phage holin family protein, with translation MRLFLNLLVNGLAVFITSQILPGVVIRDFFSAIMVSVVLGIANTIIKPILVLLTLPITIMTLGLFILILNGLMVILASAIVPGFFVSNIGTAIIFSLVLSLVSWFLNSLKSEKR
- a CDS encoding Ig-like domain-containing protein, which translates into the protein MRKPISRLARFEERRAYRRIIFSVLGTIIILVSFLFLGIPALREFSLFMANLRGGSDLTQDTTPPYTPRLEAPYTATNSATITISGYAEPNTSVEIFLNGLTFKKILIGNDGNFILPNINLSEGENKITAQAKDAANNQSQPADPLIIIYKKTPPKLEITQPNDGENFSGEKKNASIVGLTDTETVVTVNNRFVMVKNDGSFSYSYPLNSGENLLKIIATDKAGNQTTVEKKVNYSP
- a CDS encoding DUF1893 domain-containing protein: MTTYLQQIKEGKYTLIIKSGRSVVFRSNHQGILDLVIASKKGFLKQATIYDKTIGLAAAKIAVFSGVKEIFSLLASSLALVFCQERKIPLYAEKIVEKIYDNKKGNQCQLEKMAQKTDKISDLISSVISLTKK
- a CDS encoding aldo/keto reductase codes for the protein MKFRILGRTNLRVSEIGFGAIPIQRVSFKEAADIINKAHQCGINFIDTARAWTDSELKVGKIIKSCRSEWIIASKSPVLTFKEMKEEITQSLKNLQTDFIELYMIHHLKDKKMLDLVLSQNGALKALKEAQKEGKIKFIGVSGHNLETLLLVAKTGLFDVLMVNFNFKEQEATKVLLPFCQKENIGVIVMKPLAGGTFKNAAAAIRFCLINPTISTVIPGILNERELNEDVVEVLKNPNFTKEDKEKLKKEVKKIGLPFCRACGYCITRDGGCPARINITLFLRLEGYFEKFGPKDWLMEVYNKTPVKPASCLFCGHCEKVCPFSLPIIRALRNLKIRKAAEKKWGKEKPSINIPARDYNDEYQEFVNLTQKILGEDHDIPLAYFNFPKPANEGQKTTVRNLFKEMVKRVHPDEKRMKEILKRLCQEMGIESEGIKNFENLLTLADYDNVVDLMRVLPRIKDN
- a CDS encoding O-antigen ligase family protein; translated protein: MAKALKILIFCLFFFLPFGQLTKVPLGVTEVSLYFQDIIIVFLVLFYLTGLIFKKIPRPKALLTKPLLIFGSIGLISLFFNLGNYSVREIGIASLYLWRWLFYFGLYFVIGELAGKNKNEAEQFKSGLILAGTATAFLGLAQYFLYPNLRNLAYLGWDPHFYRSFGTFLDPNFLGLFLVLTLIMVFFRLEDESKRGNMLTRYAMILGLILCYLVLALTYSRSSYLAFLAAGVVIARFKKSLKFLLGLVLIGLLTVLFLPRPEGSLGVKLEREDTIRARIINWQQSLTIFKGSPLLGVGFNTYRYAQRNYGYLQENWQESHAGGGADASLLLVLATTGTIGFLNFGYLILQILKYHLKKKNVVLLASLAAVFIHSFFANSLFYPEITIWLMFLLGLTENN